From Lewinellaceae bacterium:
CTCATCGCTGCTACAGTCGTAAATGGCATACTCGAAATCCATATTGATTTCCCTGGCTTGAAGTTCATCGATGAGGAAGCGCTCCAGCACGTTGGCATCAATGCTGTTGTTGATGTTGACCACGTAATAATTGGATGAGACGGATTTAATCAGGTCCCGGGTAGGCAAGGTCACCTGATCAAATTTTGCCAATTTTTCCGCGACGTTATAAAGGGCAATATATATAGACTGGCGGGTCTTCGAGCTTTCACTGGACCAGGAATAGGCGACCCAATACGACTGGAAGGCCAGCATGCCCATGACCAGAATGGCGCCCAGAATGAATACCCAAATGATGGCTTTTTGTCGCATAAAGGTTCACAAAGCATAAATTTAACACCAAATACCGCCTTCCTCTTTCCGCTTAACAACCATTTAACAATCAACAGCCGGGATAACCTTTAAGTTAATGTGCAGGCGGGGTCTTATTTGGACTATAAAGTATTTGTAATTTTGCAGGCCAAACAGCATTCGTGCGATTGACCATCAGTAAACTTACTTTAATCATCGTTATTCTGACAGTGGTTGCTGGACAGGCACAGAATCCATTTGACATTAAGCGCAAAGATACCACCCAGAAGAAGGAGACCGTCAAGCCGGTAAAATCGCCGTTGGAAACGGCTACCAAACCAGTAACGACCAAACCAGCGGATACCACCGGTAAGAAGCCGGTCAATCAAGATACGGTAACGCAGAAAAAAGACTCTAAAGCGAACATTCCTGCCGGCCAGAATCCGTTTGACCTGAATGCCCGTCCGTCGGACCCCAATGGAGCTGTGCGTCCTCCGAATCTGACCACAAAGCAAGAAACGCCAGGCATCCTGCAGGATACAGCCACCCCGAAGATCATCCAGTCACCGGCCGCGGATACCGCGATCAATCCATCCGGACAAAGCAAGTCCATTTTTGAGATCACCAAAAAAGATCAGAAAGACGAGGCTAAAGACAAAGCAGTGACCGGTAATCAGGAAAACAAGAAAGAAACCAATAAACAGGTTGAAACGTACTTTGAACGGATTACTGGCAGCCTTTCTTTCTGGGTGTTGTTTATATGCCTGCTGGGGGTGACAGCCGTAGTAAATCTCAACCGGTCCTTCATGGCTGAGTTGACACAATCACTGATCAGCGAGAACTTTTTCAGACTGACCTATCGCGAGTTTAGTAAAGGGATATCCCAGTATTTGCACATTGCACTCTACCTGGTCTTCTTCCTGCAGGGAGCGTTGTTTATCAACTTCATCCTGCGGTATTGGAGCAATTTTGAGCTTTCATACTGGTGGATACTGATCATCTTCGGAGCCCTGTATTTTACCAAACACTTTGTTCTTTGGCTCCTGGCTTCGTTGTTTCCGGTCGAAAAGGAAACGGCACAATACAGTTTTTCGACGATGCAGTTCAATATCTTTTTAGGATTGATCCTGTTTGCGATCAACTGGTTGTTGGCATTCGGGCCGGCAAATTTGCATAACGGATTGATTCTTACCGGGATCGGAGCATTTGTTGTTTTGTATCTGTTGCGCCAATTCCGGGGACTCCTGATTGGTGTTAGATTGGCATCACTATATAAGTTTCAATTTTTTCTTTACCTTTGCGCGATCGAAATCGGACCTATATTATTGATTTATAGGCAGATCTCGCTGCAATTATTTTCCTAATCAGAAGTAATTGGTCCTATGTCGGGAAATGTTAAGACTGAAAAATTGAAGGAAGTTAAAACCATTTTAATTTCTCAACCGCAGCCCAGCAATAAGTCTCCATATCATGAACTGGAGACGCGATATGGGATCACGATTGATTTCAGACCTTTTATCCATGTCGAGCCGGTCTCTGAGAAAGAGTTCCGCAAGCAGCGCATCCGGCTGGATGAATACGAATGTGTCATCTTCACCAGTAAGAATGCCATTGAGAATTTCTTCAGACTTTCTGAAGAGACCCGGGTGAAAGTCTCTGCGGAAACCAAATATTTCTGCCTTTCAGAGGCCATAGCCAACTACCTTCAGAAGTTCATCATCTATCGCAAACGCAAAGTTTTCGTAGGACGGAAGACCATTGAAGACCTTACCTCTTCCATTCTAAAGCACAAATCCGGCAACCGGTTTTTGTTGCCTTGTTCCAATTTGGGTGCCCTGCCGGTGGTAGAGTTTTTGAAAAAAAGTCAGATCAACTTTGTCGAGTCCATGATGTACCGTACGGTAAGCAGTGACCTGTCAGACCTGGCGGACATCAAGTATGACATTCTGGTCTTCTTTTCCCCATTGGGTATTCAATCCCTATATGAGAACTTCCCGGATTTTTCACAGGATGAGACCCGGATCGCCGTCTTTGGGAACAGCACTTCCAGGGCTGTGGAGGAGCGTGGACTGACCATCAACATTCAAGCTCCGGTTCCGGATGCTCCGTCTATGCCCATGGCACTTGAGAACTACATCAAACTTTCCAATAAGGTTTAAGGATCACCATCCACTTTTTATCCATCCCATGCATCGCACGTATTTTGGTTAAATTGAGCAAGGGTCAATAGGCAACAGAATGGCATCAACGCCTGACATATCCGTAATCCGGGCAATTGAAAATCATTTGCAGACAACCTCACTGCCTGGAGAAGCGGCGCACCAAAAGATGTCAATAAGACATCGTATCCCGTCATTTCAGCATGCACACCCACCTAAGGAAGCTTCGGTACTTCTGTTATTGTATCCCGGTGGTGAAGATTGGGAAGTTATCTATACCAAGCGTACAGATACGGCAGGTGACCGCCATAAAGGGCAAATCAGTTTTCCCGGCGGGCGCCGGGAAGCAGGTGATGCAGATGCCCTGGCCACCGCATTACGTGAGACCGAAGAGGAGATCGGTGTGGCAGCAAACGCCATCACACCCCTAGGTGCGCTTACTTCATTGTACATTCCCGTAAGTAACTTCCAGGTACAGCCATTCGTAGGCTTTTTAAGGGAAACACCGCAATTTCAGTTGGATCCCATAGAAATCGAACGCATCATCTCCATACCATTGTATTACCTGCAGACAGAAGGGGTCGTCAAACGAACGGCAATTACGGTCAGGGGACAATACTCGTTGCCGGATGTACCTTATTTTGACTTACATGGTGAAGTGATGTGGGGAGCGACTGCAATGATAACGGCTGAGTTTCTGGAAGTAATTGGCTAAAAACAAAAAAAGCATTGACCCTATCCTGACTACCTCTGATTCTGCGCCCCGGGTCAATGCTTGATCAACCGTATACCCCTATCTCAACTATGAAAAAACAAGTGCATAAATTCAATAACCAATTCTTAGGACAAGAACGAGTACAGTCTTTACCGGATTTTGAATTGCCGGTGCATTAAGAAAAGATTAACCCACGCCGTGCAGGCAGTTGTAGCACCCAATGCACCGGTCCGGACAGAAAAATCAGTTATTTTTGCAAGAAGCAATCCGGCATGCAGTCCTACCATCCGAAAAATAAAATCCGAATCGTTACCGCAGCTTCTCTCTTTGACGGCCATGATGCTGCCATCAATATCATGCGCAGGATCATGCAAGCTTCAGGGGCTGAGATCATTCACCTGGGACACAACCGTTCGGTACGTGAAATAGTACGTGCAGCGATTCAGGAGGATGCCCAGGCGATCGCCATTACCTCCTATCAGGGCGGACACATGGAATATTTCAAGTACATGTACGATCTGCTTCAGGAAGCCCACGCCGGACATATCCGGATATTTGGTGGTGGCGGTGGTACCATATTACCTGAGGAGATCGAGGCTTTGCAGGCTTATGGCATTGCTCACATCTACAGTCCCGATGAAGGGCGGCATCTGGGGCTCCAGGGCATGATCAATGATCTGCTGAAAGCATGTGACTTTGCGACCGGTGCTATCGAAAAAGATGCATTTTCACAACTGGATACAAAGCATCCTCAAATCGTGGCCCGGGTGATATCTGCCATAGAAAACGGTATACCCGGACACCAAGCCGATCTGGATGCTTTGTCGGGGAAGGCTGCTGGCCTGAAAAACACCCCCGTCATTGGGTTTACAGGAACCGGTGGCGCCGGCAAATCCAGCCTGGTCGATGAATTGATCAGGCGATTT
This genomic window contains:
- a CDS encoding uroporphyrinogen-III synthase, which codes for MSGNVKTEKLKEVKTILISQPQPSNKSPYHELETRYGITIDFRPFIHVEPVSEKEFRKQRIRLDEYECVIFTSKNAIENFFRLSEETRVKVSAETKYFCLSEAIANYLQKFIIYRKRKVFVGRKTIEDLTSSILKHKSGNRFLLPCSNLGALPVVEFLKKSQINFVESMMYRTVSSDLSDLADIKYDILVFFSPLGIQSLYENFPDFSQDETRIAVFGNSTSRAVEERGLTINIQAPVPDAPSMPMALENYIKLSNKV
- a CDS encoding CoA pyrophosphatase, with translation MASTPDISVIRAIENHLQTTSLPGEAAHQKMSIRHRIPSFQHAHPPKEASVLLLLYPGGEDWEVIYTKRTDTAGDRHKGQISFPGGRREAGDADALATALRETEEEIGVAANAITPLGALTSLYIPVSNFQVQPFVGFLRETPQFQLDPIEIERIISIPLYYLQTEGVVKRTAITVRGQYSLPDVPYFDLHGEVMWGATAMITAEFLEVIG
- a CDS encoding DUF4271 domain-containing protein, which codes for MRLTISKLTLIIVILTVVAGQAQNPFDIKRKDTTQKKETVKPVKSPLETATKPVTTKPADTTGKKPVNQDTVTQKKDSKANIPAGQNPFDLNARPSDPNGAVRPPNLTTKQETPGILQDTATPKIIQSPAADTAINPSGQSKSIFEITKKDQKDEAKDKAVTGNQENKKETNKQVETYFERITGSLSFWVLFICLLGVTAVVNLNRSFMAELTQSLISENFFRLTYREFSKGISQYLHIALYLVFFLQGALFINFILRYWSNFELSYWWILIIFGALYFTKHFVLWLLASLFPVEKETAQYSFSTMQFNIFLGLILFAINWLLAFGPANLHNGLILTGIGAFVVLYLLRQFRGLLIGVRLASLYKFQFFLYLCAIEIGPILLIYRQISLQLFS